The DNA region GCGGCGGCGAGGCCGAGGACCAGGCAGTCGCCGGCGCGGATGCGGCGCCCGCCGAGCTGGGTGTCGCGGACCGCCCAGCGGCCGATGAAGTTCTGGGTGGGGGTGTCGAGCCACAGCACCTCGTTGAGCGCCTGGCTGACGCTGAGGCGGCCGCCGGAGACGTTCAGGGCGAAGCGCTCGTCGGTCAGGAGCAGCCGCAGGGCGTTGCAGATCCAGTTCGCGGTGGGCTGCTGGGCGGCGGCGATCACGGAGATCAGGTCCTGGACGATCTCCTCGTCGGAGAGGCCCGCGGGGTGCTCCAGCATGCGCGAGGTGACATCGGCTCCGGGGCTCTGCCGCCGCTCCTTGACCAGGTGGTGGACGCGCTCGCCGACCCGGACGTACGCGGCCACCGGGTCGTCGCCCTCGGCGGCGTCGAGGGACATCCGCAGGTCCTCGACGAGGGCCTCGGTGTCGGCGGCGCCGGGCGGCATGCCGACCATGTGGACGGCGGCGCGCATGGCGAGGGGGTGGGTGTAGGCGCTCATCAGCTCGGCGCTGCCGCGGCCGGAGAAGGACGCGATGAGCTGGTCGGCGATGTAGGCGCACTCACGGCCGAGTTCGAACTGGTCGACGCCTTCCAGGGCCTCGGTGATGACGCCCGCGCGGCGGCGGTGTTCGGCGCCCTCGGTGAAGAGCACGGAGGGCTGGTAGCCCACGAACGGCATCAGGGGCCAGTCGGCGGGGATGTTGTCCCACTGGTTCCAGCGCCGTGAGTCGCGGGCGAACAGCTCGTCGTGCGCGGTGACGTAGGAGACCTCGGAGTAGCCGAGGACGAGCCAGGCGGGCACGCCGCCGTCGAGCAGGACGGGCGCGACGGAGCCGTGCTTGGAGCGCAGGCTGCGGTACAGGTCGAAGGGCGTCTGCTGGTACTCCAGGCCGCTCAGGGGCACCGCGTCGGGGTGGGCGGTGTGGGCGGGGCAGCCGGG from Streptomyces flavofungini includes:
- a CDS encoding cytochrome P450, coding for MTEASGPAAAPNTPPPGCPAHTAHPDAVPLSGLEYQQTPFDLYRSLRSKHGSVAPVLLDGGVPAWLVLGYSEVSYVTAHDELFARDSRRWNQWDNIPADWPLMPFVGYQPSVLFTEGAEHRRRAGVITEALEGVDQFELGRECAYIADQLIASFSGRGSAELMSAYTHPLAMRAAVHMVGMPPGAADTEALVEDLRMSLDAAEGDDPVAAYVRVGERVHHLVKERRQSPGADVTSRMLEHPAGLSDEEIVQDLISVIAAAQQPTANWICNALRLLLTDERFALNVSGGRLSVSQALNEVLWLDTPTQNFIGRWAVRDTQLGGRRIRAGDCLVLGLAAANADPQIWPGAQVGSENSAHLSFSNGEHRCPYPAPLLADVIARTAVETLLERLPDLVLAVDPAELTWRPSIWMRGLTALPVQFTPVAQ